Proteins co-encoded in one Garra rufa chromosome 21, GarRuf1.0, whole genome shotgun sequence genomic window:
- the smoc1 gene encoding SPARC-related modular calcium-binding protein 1, which yields MPTEAGQTKCRTERIQALEQAKRPQESIFIPECNDDGTFAQVQCHTLTGYCWCVTTDGKPVSGSSVQNKTPVCSGNFREFMGTHAGTSGLSGSVTDKPPGPPSSGRKDDGSKPTPTMETHVVPEGEEITAPTLWIKQLVKQNSSISRKSEKVPSCDQERQTAQDEARQNPREAIFIPDCGLQGLYKPVQCHQSTGYCWCVLVDTGRPIPGTSARYKKPECDSAARSRDSEVEDPFRDRDLTGCPEGKKVEFITSLLDALTTDMVQAINSPTPSGGGRFVEPDPNHTLEERVVHWYFAQLDNNGSHDINKKEMKPFKRYVKKKAKPKRCARKFTDYCDLNKDKSISLQELKGCLGVNKEGSTTISSSQGTSRSSGLKTESSRR from the exons AAGCAGGCCAGACGAAATGTCGGACTGAGAGGATTCAGGCTCTGGAACAGGCCAAGAGGCCACAGGAATCCATTTTTATCCCAGAATGCAATGACGATGGAACATTTGCCCAG GTCCAATGTCACACCCTCACAGGATACTGCTGGTGCGTGACGACAGATGGCAAGCCAGTCAGCGGCTCTTCTGTCCAGAACAAAACGCCAGTGTGTTCAG GAAACTTCCGTGAATTTATGGGAACTCATGCTGGGACAAGTGGATTGTCAG GGTCAGTAACCGATAAGCCACCGGGACCTCCTAGCTCTGGCAGAAAAG ATGATGGCTCCAAACCCACACCAACCATGGAGACGCATGTTGTCCCAGAAGGTGAGG AAATTACAGCTCCCACATTGTGGATTAAGCAGCTGGTGAAACAGAACAGTTCAATCAGTAGGAAGTCAG AGAAAGTTCCCTCTTGTGACCAGGAGAGGCAGACCGCTCAGGATGAGGCTCGGCAGAACCCGCGGGAAGCCATCTTCATCCCTGACTGCGGCCTGCAGGGCCTCTACAAGCCAGTCCAGTGCCACCAGTCCACTGGTTACTGCTGGTGTGTGCTGGTAGACACAGGGAGGCCCATACCTGGAACCTCTGCAAG GTATAAGAAACCAGAATGTGACAGTGCAGCTCGTTCTCGAGACTCGGAGGTGGAAGACCCTTTTAGAGACAGAGATCTGACAG GATGTCCAGAGGGAAAAAAAGTGGAATTCATAACCAGCCTGTTGGACGCTCTTACTACTGACATGGTGCAGGCTATCAACTCACCAACCCCCTCTGGTGGTGGGAG GTTTGTTGAGCCTGACCCAAACCACACACTGGAGGAACGGGTGGTTCATTGGTACTTTGCCCAGCTGGATAATAATGGCAGCCATGATATCAATAAGAAGGAGATGAAACCCTTCAAACGCTATGTGAAGAAGAAAGCCAAACCCAAACGATGCGCCCGGAAGTTCACCGATTACTGCGACCTTAACAAGGACAAGTCCATCTCCCTTCAAGAACTTAAAGGATGCCTAGGAGTCAATAAAGAGG GTAGCACTACAATCAGCAGCAGTCAGGGGACAAG